From a region of the Fischerella sp. JS2 genome:
- a CDS encoding methyl-accepting chemotaxis protein, with translation MRYPFNTTNKSKNRNSSFPLSPSQLMIDSSRISKSSKLNITNSLQNYKSLLKWFYNLTLNRKHLIALISCELISILGIAVSTKLFINQSLRTQLIEQTKSELAISEFNYDNKFHQMSFGLRSQSENAALITALNLYNSGESFEQKWQMVIKQILKNKSQALNLEYATLVGKDLKIIANANANRRGETFNPSNLVKEALKNSQVIKATRMISRSELSRESPFLSNKYGKKDTLIRYLITPIKDPKTKAIIGALVIGDIVNKQDAIAKETLQAFPAGYHGFYLQQSKGEFTLLSSQLQEETNNLNHIKPQIELPLESRSLLSEAVAVNLGTIVTKHVVLGNKTYIMAAKVLPNTILGEGNRTKVVNEAQPLAILVRGTPETSLNNLLTQSWLLQTVLVVVTFALIGIWALILRRSITKPVYDLQQTTQKFTAGDRHIRAQVFADDEIGQLAVSFNQMADTITQELRSQKNDTKFTQQLQQITTHIREVLSGDKILNTAVSDIRDALQSDRVLFYSLNGHWQGNIIAESVADSWSKVLKENISIPYFGEEYSDELEIGSVKTVHNIYEYNLSQSYLQQLESQAVKAYLLTPVFINRKLYGILVAHQCSHERHWQDREINLFKQVAIQIGYALEQAELIQQIEQSHQTTQIASWEVQQHKQALQKQLLELLEDVEGVVRGDLTVRVDVNECEIGTVADFFNSIVESLRDIIIKVKASIMQLDEVIGSNETKIRHLTQQALTQTTEINRILDAVAQMTVAMQAVASSAQQAAQVVNTAANTATKTGEAMDTTVENILNLREIVGKTAKKVKRLGQSTQEISRVVALINDISMQTNLLAINAGIEAARMGEESQGFLVVAEEVSELAARSAQATKEVAEIVENIQQETNEVVAAMQEGVTHVAKGTQIVEDAKHSLNQILDVSRQIDALVQSISTATVYGVQTSQTVSELMKQVATTSKSTSASSVQVSESLQKTTRICQQLQETVSTLKVN, from the coding sequence ATGCGTTATCCATTTAATACTACTAACAAAAGTAAAAATCGCAATTCATCATTTCCTCTATCTCCATCTCAGCTAATGATTGATAGTTCTAGAATTTCAAAATCAAGCAAGTTAAATATTACCAATTCTCTGCAAAATTATAAATCTTTGTTGAAATGGTTTTATAATCTTACTCTTAATCGTAAACATTTAATTGCTTTAATTAGCTGTGAGCTTATTTCGATTTTAGGTATAGCTGTAAGTACAAAATTATTTATTAATCAAAGTTTGCGAACTCAATTAATTGAACAAACTAAATCAGAGTTAGCAATTAGTGAGTTTAATTATGATAATAAATTTCATCAAATGAGTTTTGGCTTACGAAGCCAATCAGAAAATGCAGCTTTAATTACAGCACTGAATCTGTATAATTCTGGTGAAAGCTTTGAGCAGAAATGGCAAATGGTAATTAAACAAATTTTAAAAAACAAATCTCAGGCTCTCAATTTAGAGTATGCGACTTTAGTTGGTAAAGATTTAAAAATTATTGCTAATGCCAATGCTAATCGTCGAGGAGAAACATTTAATCCTAGTAACTTAGTAAAAGAGGCTTTAAAAAATTCTCAAGTCATCAAAGCTACTAGAATGATTAGTAGGTCAGAACTAAGTCGAGAATCTCCCTTTCTATCAAATAAATATGGTAAAAAAGATACTTTGATTCGCTATTTAATCACGCCGATAAAAGACCCTAAAACCAAAGCAATTATCGGTGCTTTAGTGATTGGTGATATCGTGAACAAACAAGATGCGATCGCTAAAGAAACTCTACAAGCATTTCCAGCAGGTTATCATGGGTTTTATCTACAGCAATCCAAGGGAGAATTTACCCTTTTAAGTTCCCAACTACAAGAAGAAACAAATAATTTAAATCACATCAAACCCCAAATAGAATTACCTCTAGAAAGTAGATCTTTATTATCTGAAGCAGTTGCGGTTAATCTAGGAACAATAGTAACTAAACATGTGGTTTTAGGTAATAAAACTTATATTATGGCGGCTAAGGTTTTACCTAATACAATTTTGGGAGAAGGTAATAGGACTAAAGTTGTTAATGAAGCGCAGCCATTAGCTATTTTAGTACGGGGAACTCCTGAGACATCTCTCAATAACTTATTAACACAAAGCTGGTTACTACAAACGGTATTAGTTGTTGTAACTTTCGCTTTAATTGGTATTTGGGCATTAATCTTAAGACGTTCCATTACCAAACCAGTTTACGATTTGCAGCAAACAACTCAAAAATTTACCGCAGGCGATCGCCATATTCGCGCTCAAGTTTTCGCTGATGATGAAATTGGTCAACTAGCTGTCAGTTTCAATCAAATGGCAGATACCATCACACAAGAGTTGCGTAGTCAAAAAAACGATACAAAATTCACACAGCAACTCCAGCAAATCACTACCCATATTCGAGAGGTACTTAGTGGTGATAAAATCCTCAACACAGCAGTATCAGATATACGAGATGCTCTGCAAAGCGATCGCGTACTTTTTTATAGTTTGAATGGACATTGGCAAGGTAATATCATTGCTGAATCAGTTGCTGATTCTTGGTCAAAAGTTTTAAAAGAAAATATTTCTATTCCCTATTTTGGAGAAGAGTATTCTGATGAGTTAGAAATAGGTTCTGTGAAAACAGTCCATAATATCTACGAATATAATTTGAGTCAATCATATCTCCAACAACTAGAATCCCAAGCAGTCAAAGCATATCTACTTACACCTGTTTTTATTAATAGAAAATTATATGGTATTTTGGTGGCTCATCAGTGTTCCCATGAACGCCATTGGCAAGATAGGGAAATTAATTTATTTAAACAAGTTGCTATTCAAATTGGTTATGCTCTAGAACAAGCAGAACTAATCCAACAAATCGAACAAAGTCATCAAACTACACAGATAGCTTCTTGGGAAGTACAGCAACACAAACAAGCCCTACAAAAGCAACTATTAGAATTACTTGAAGATGTTGAAGGTGTAGTTCGAGGTGACTTGACGGTACGTGTTGATGTGAATGAATGTGAAATAGGGACAGTTGCCGACTTTTTCAACTCCATTGTTGAAAGTCTACGGGATATTATCATCAAAGTCAAAGCGTCAATAATGCAATTAGATGAGGTGATTGGTAGCAACGAAACAAAAATTCGCCATCTTACACAACAAGCACTGACACAAACTACCGAAATTAACCGCATTTTAGATGCAGTTGCTCAAATGACTGTGGCGATGCAAGCAGTAGCGTCTAGCGCCCAGCAAGCTGCACAAGTTGTTAACACCGCCGCTAACACCGCCACCAAAACAGGAGAAGCGATGGATACAACAGTGGAAAACATCTTGAATTTACGGGAAATCGTAGGTAAAACAGCCAAGAAAGTCAAACGTTTGGGGCAATCTACCCAAGAGATTTCGCGTGTTGTAGCATTAATTAATGATATTTCCATGCAAACCAACTTATTAGCTATTAATGCAGGTATTGAAGCAGCGCGCATGGGTGAAGAAAGTCAAGGTTTTCTTGTGGTAGCCGAAGAAGTTAGCGAACTAGCTGCGCGTTCAGCGCAAGCAACCAAAGAAGTAGCAGAAATTGTTGAAAATATTCAACAGGAAACCAACGAAGTAGTAGCAGCGATGCAAGAAGGAGTGACTCACGTTGCTAAGGGAACGCAGATAGTTGAAGATGCCAAACATAGTCTGAATCAAATCTTAGATGTTTCACGACAAATAGATGCTTTAGTGCAGTCAATTTCCACCGCCACAGTCTACGGAGTCCAAACATCGCAAACAGTCAGCGAATTGATGAAACAAGTTGCTACTACTTCAAAATCAACTAGTGCATCATCTGTGCAAGTTTCTGAGTCTCTACAAAAAACGACGAGAATTTGCCAACAACTACAGGAAACAGTAAGTACTTTGAAGGTGAATTAA